A section of the Labrus bergylta chromosome 21, fLabBer1.1, whole genome shotgun sequence genome encodes:
- the LOC110004603 gene encoding tumor necrosis factor receptor superfamily member 5: MRNLCWSSVTERMRPGSAAVFLSLLMNVSTGQTLTCPQKQYQINDRCCPMCPAGGRVYADCTESRSTDCKPCPEGTFMDHPTSRPVCYNCKSCDEGSGLKMKTSCTIVSDTVCEPLEGFYCSDSRKDDCVEARKHRRCEPGEYITEHGTSSTDTVCSICSDGTFSNGTFPSCQNHTQCESKGRELLRAGTETEDAQCGGLLLHRTVLINFVVVVVLSLFSVLLVCYLAWWIIRLLISEVIAAVLYYQVCFKLSLLSICFMFNDLLKSLLLMFSVQEGMNSGQSSQQSLMSDDSKESKDETVQDPVLVQLLDPDTLC, encoded by the exons ATGAGGAATCTGTGCTGGTCTTCTGTTACAGAGAGAATGAGacctggatcagctgcagtgtttctg aGTCTCCTGATGAACGTCTCCACAGGTCAAACTCTGACATGTCCTCAAAAACAGTATCAGATAAATGATAGATGCTGTCCTATGTGTCCAGCTG GAGGTCGAGTTTATGCAGACTGCACAGAGTCCAGAAGTACTGACTGTAAGCCCTGCCCTGAAGGAACCTTTATGGACCATCCGACTTCTCGTCCAGTCTGCTACAACTGTAAAAGCTGTGATGAAG GTTCTGGTCTGAAGATGAAGACGTCGTGTACGATAGTATCAGACACAGTTTGTGAACCTCTGGAAGGATTTTACTGCTCAGACTCTAGAAAGGACGACTGTGTGGAAGCAAGGAAACACAGACGCTGTGAACCAGGAGAATACATCACAGAACACG GAACTTCCTCCACAGACACCGTCTGCTCGATCTGCTctgatggaacattttcaaacgGGACGTTTCCATCTTGTCAGAATCACACACA ATGTGAATCAAAGGGTCGAGAGCTGCTGAGAGCAGGAACTGAGACAGAGGACGCTCAGTGTGGAGGACTACTGTTACACAGGACTGTACTGATTAActtcgttgttgttgttgtgttgtctttattcTCTGTACTTTTAGTTTGTTATCTCGCATGGTGGATAATAAGACTTCTAATCTCAG AAGTCATAGCAGCAGTACTCTACTACCAGGTATGTTTTAAACTCTCTTTACTTTCAATCTGTTTTATGTTCAATGATTTATTAAAGTCTCTCTTATTAATGTTTTCTGTACAGGAGGGTATGAATTCAGGACAGTCATCTCAGCAGAGTCTGATGTCAGATGACTCCAAAGAGTCGAAG GATGAGACGGTTCAGGATCCTGTTCTGGTCCAGCTGCTGGATCCTGACACACTTTGTTAA
- the LOC109994830 gene encoding tumor necrosis factor receptor superfamily member 5-like isoform X1 — protein MRNLCWSSVTERMRPGSAAVFLSLLMNVSTGHTLTCPQKQYQINDRCCPMCPAGGRVYADCTESRSTDCKPCPEGTFMDHPTSRPVCYNCKSCDEGSGLKMKTSCTIVSDTVCEPLEGFYCSDSRKDDCVEARKHRRCEPGEYIREHGTSSTDTVCSICSDGTFSNGTFPSCQNHTQCESKGRELLRAGTETEDAQCGGLLLHRTVLINFVVVVVLSLFSVLLVCYLAWWIIRLLISEVIAAVLYYQVCFKLSLLSICFMFNDLLKSLLLMFSVQEGMNSGQSSQQSLMSDDSKESKDETVQDPVLVQLLDPDKLC, from the exons ATGAGGAATCTGTGCTGGTCTTCTGTTACAGAGAGAATGAGacctggatcagctgcagtgtttctg aGTCTCCTGATGAACGTCTCCACAGGTCATACTCTGACATGTCCTCAAAAACAGTATCAGATAAATGATAGATGCTGTCCTATGTGTCCAGCTG GAGGTCGAGTTTATGCAGACTGCACAGAGTCCAGAAGTACTGACTGTAAGCCCTGCCCTGAAGGAACCTTTATGGACCATCCGACTTCTCGTCCAGTCTGCTACAACTGTAAAAGCTGTGATGAAG GTTCTGGTCTGAAGATGAAGACGTCGTGTACGATAGTATCAGACACAGTTTGTGAACCTCTGGAAGGATTTTACTGCTCAGACTCTAGAAAGGACGACTGTGTGGAAGCAAGGAAACACAGACGCTGTGAACCAGGAGAATACATCAGAGAACACG GAACTTCCTCCACAGACACCGTCTGCTCGATCTGCTctgatggaacattttcaaacgGGACGTTTCCATCTTGTCAGAATCACACACA ATGTGAATCAAAGGGTCGAGAGCTGCTGAGAGCAGGAACTGAGACAGAGGACGCTCAGTGTGGAGGACTACTGTTACACAGGACTGTACTGATTAActtcgttgttgttgttgtgttgtctttattcTCTGTACTTTTAGTTTGTTATCTCGCATGGTGGATAATAAGACTTCTAATCTCAG AAGTCATAGCAGCAGTACTCTACTACCAGGTATGTTTTAAACTCTCTTTACTTTCAATCTGTTTTATGTTCAATGATTTATTAAAGTCTCTCTTATTAATGTTTTCTGTACAGGAGGGTATGAATTCAGGACAATCATCTCAGCAGAGTCTGATGTCAGATGACTCCAAAGAGTCGAAG GATGAGACGGTTCAGGATCCTGTTCTGGTCCAGCTGCTGGATCCTGACAAACTTTGTTAA
- the LOC109994830 gene encoding tumor necrosis factor receptor superfamily member 5-like isoform X2, whose amino-acid sequence MRNLCWSSVTERMRPGSAAVFLSLLMNVSTGHTLTCPQKQYQINDRCCPMCPAGGRVYADCTESRSTDCKPCPEGTFMDHPTSRPVCYNCKSCDEGSGLKMKTSCTIVSDTVCEPLEGFYCSDSRKDDCVEARKHRRCEPGEYIREHGTSSTDTVCSICSDGTFSNGTFPSCQNHTQCESKGRELLRAGTETEDAQCGGLLLHRTVLINFVVVVVLSLFSVLLVCYLAWWIIRLLISEVIAAVLYYQEGMNSGQSSQQSLMSDDSKESKDETVQDPVLVQLLDPDKLC is encoded by the exons ATGAGGAATCTGTGCTGGTCTTCTGTTACAGAGAGAATGAGacctggatcagctgcagtgtttctg aGTCTCCTGATGAACGTCTCCACAGGTCATACTCTGACATGTCCTCAAAAACAGTATCAGATAAATGATAGATGCTGTCCTATGTGTCCAGCTG GAGGTCGAGTTTATGCAGACTGCACAGAGTCCAGAAGTACTGACTGTAAGCCCTGCCCTGAAGGAACCTTTATGGACCATCCGACTTCTCGTCCAGTCTGCTACAACTGTAAAAGCTGTGATGAAG GTTCTGGTCTGAAGATGAAGACGTCGTGTACGATAGTATCAGACACAGTTTGTGAACCTCTGGAAGGATTTTACTGCTCAGACTCTAGAAAGGACGACTGTGTGGAAGCAAGGAAACACAGACGCTGTGAACCAGGAGAATACATCAGAGAACACG GAACTTCCTCCACAGACACCGTCTGCTCGATCTGCTctgatggaacattttcaaacgGGACGTTTCCATCTTGTCAGAATCACACACA ATGTGAATCAAAGGGTCGAGAGCTGCTGAGAGCAGGAACTGAGACAGAGGACGCTCAGTGTGGAGGACTACTGTTACACAGGACTGTACTGATTAActtcgttgttgttgttgtgttgtctttattcTCTGTACTTTTAGTTTGTTATCTCGCATGGTGGATAATAAGACTTCTAATCTCAG AAGTCATAGCAGCAGTACTCTACTACCAG GAGGGTATGAATTCAGGACAATCATCTCAGCAGAGTCTGATGTCAGATGACTCCAAAGAGTCGAAG GATGAGACGGTTCAGGATCCTGTTCTGGTCCAGCTGCTGGATCCTGACAAACTTTGTTAA